A genomic stretch from Mycobacterium cookii includes:
- a CDS encoding virulence factor Mce family protein, translating to MCRARQGLSLLVAGLVLSSCASWHGIANVSMPGGPGSGPGSYIVYVQMPDTLALNDNSRVRVADVFVGTVRGITLKNWVATLRLSLDKSVKLPSNATAKIGQTSLLGSQHVELAAPPNPSPTRLKNGDTIRLQNSSAYPSTEQTLASLALILRGGGIPNLESLQNEIYNVVNGRAEQIRAFLGKLDTFTARIDEQRGDITHAIDSTNRLLAYVASRSDVLERVLTEFPPLIKHFADKQNLLINAVDAIGRLSEVAEQYLSASRGDLHQDLLALQCPLRELGRASQYLIRALKLILVQPFDLDAVPKSFRGDYFNLSLTLDLTLSAVDNAVLTGTGFSGALRALEQSYGRDPETMIPDVRYTPNPNDVPGGPLVERADRQC from the coding sequence ATGTGCCGGGCCCGGCAGGGGTTGTCGCTGCTGGTGGCCGGGCTTGTGCTCAGCTCGTGCGCGAGCTGGCACGGGATCGCGAATGTGTCGATGCCCGGCGGCCCGGGCAGCGGACCCGGCTCCTACATCGTCTACGTGCAGATGCCCGACACGCTGGCCCTCAACGACAACAGCCGAGTGCGGGTGGCCGATGTCTTCGTCGGCACGGTGCGCGGGATCACGCTCAAGAACTGGGTCGCCACGCTGAGGCTGAGTCTGGACAAGAGCGTCAAATTACCCAGCAACGCGACCGCCAAGATCGGGCAGACAAGCCTGCTGGGTTCTCAGCACGTGGAGCTGGCCGCGCCACCCAACCCGTCCCCGACGCGATTGAAGAACGGCGACACCATCCGGCTGCAGAATTCGTCCGCTTACCCCTCGACGGAGCAGACGCTGGCCAGTCTCGCACTGATCCTGCGCGGCGGCGGCATCCCGAACCTCGAATCGTTGCAGAACGAGATCTACAACGTCGTGAACGGGCGAGCCGAGCAGATCCGTGCTTTCCTCGGCAAGCTGGATACCTTCACCGCCCGAATCGACGAGCAACGCGGTGACATCACCCACGCCATCGACTCCACCAACCGGCTGCTAGCCTATGTGGCTTCCCGCTCGGACGTTCTGGAACGGGTGCTGACCGAATTCCCGCCACTGATCAAGCATTTCGCCGACAAACAGAACCTCTTGATTAATGCGGTCGACGCGATTGGACGACTCAGTGAAGTTGCCGAACAATACCTGTCCGCGTCGCGGGGCGACCTTCATCAGGACCTGCTGGCGCTGCAGTGCCCGTTGCGGGAACTCGGTCGTGCCTCACAGTATTTGATCCGCGCACTCAAGCTGATCCTCGTCCAGCCGTTCGATCTGGACGCCGTGCCGAAGTCGTTCCGCGGGGACTACTTCAACCTCTCGCTGACGCTCGACCTGACCCTCAGCGCTGTCGACAACGCGGTACTCACCGGAACCGGATTCTCTGGAGCGCTGCGCGCACTGGAGCAGTCGTACGGCCGTGACCCCGAGACGATGATTCCCGACGTCCGGTACACGCCGAATCCGAATGACGTCCCCGGCGGGCCGCTGGTCGAACGGGCGGACAGGCAATGCTGA